In the Limanda limanda chromosome 1, fLimLim1.1, whole genome shotgun sequence genome, one interval contains:
- the tbx3a gene encoding T-box transcription factor TBX3a, with amino-acid sequence MNFLMRDPIIQGSSMAYHPFIPHRGPEFAMSAMLGHQPPFFPALALQHGGSLSLPGGLGKPIMDQLMGAAESGLHFSSLGHQAAAAHLRPLKTLEPEEEVEDDPKVHLEAKELWELFHKRGTEMVITKSGRRMFPPFKVRCTGLDKKAKYILLMDIVAADDCRYKFHNSRWMVAGKADPEMPKRMYIHPDSPATGEQWMSKVVNFHKLKLTNNISDKHGFVSSTNTILNSMHKYQPRFHIVRANDILKLPYSTFRTYVFPETDFIAVTAYQNDKITQLKIDHNPFAKGFRDTGNGRREKRKQLALQSMRSYEEQQKKENGASDDSSGEQASFKCFGQASSPAVSTVGPPHLKDFCDSDEDSDDESKDGHTKDGPDSSKISTTTEDGKDHEASPAKGHAFGSSDSSSRVRDSGPRTEKSQADSRQSPITVISSTTRSGEDLKSPGLEQPKADECRSQISKDSFMPLSVQTDSPHMGHSHMHNFGFPTGLTGQQFFNHLGGAHPFLLHPSQFNMGGAFSNMAAGMGPLLAAVSSGGVSAMDTASMASSQQSMTGAPGLPFHLQQHVLASQGLAMSPFGSLFHYPYTYMAAAAAASSAAAAASSVHRHPFLNAVRPRLRYSPYSLPMTGPDSTLLPTGMPSMAGVGGDLKGDGMVPASPVSAVTLDSTSEVTGHSNMSSVSMSPKTCAEKDAANELQSIQRLVSGLDSNQDRARSGSP; translated from the exons ATGAACTTCCTGATGAGAGATCCAATCATACAAGGATCGAGTATGGCATATCATCCGTTTATACCTCACCGGGGACCGGAGTTTGCCATGAGCGCGATGCTGGGCCACCAGCCGCCGTTCTTCCCGGCCCTGGCTCTCCAGCACGGCGGCTCCCTGTCCCTGCCGGGCGGCCTGGGGAAGCCGATCATGGACCAGCTGATGGGAGCCGCGGAGTCCGGCCTCCACTTCTCCTCGCTGGGGCACCAAGCCGCGGCCGCCCACCTCAGGCCTCTCAAGACCCTGGAGcccgaggaggaggtggaggacgacCCCAAAGTTCACCTGGAAGCCAAGGAGCTTTGGGAGCTCTTCCACAAGAGAGGCACCGAGATGGTGATCACCAAATCCGGAAG GCGGATGTTCCCCCCTTTCAAAGTGAGGTGCACTGGCCTGGACAAGAAGGCCAAATACATTCTCTTGATGGATATAGTTGCAGCCGACGACTGCAGGTACAAGTTTCACAACTCCCGCTGGATGGTGGCGGGCAAGGCCGACCCCGAAATGCCAAAGAGGATGTACATTCACCCGGACAGTCCGGCTACTGGCGAACAGTGGATGTCAAAAGTCGTCAATTTTCACAAACTCAAGCTGACGAACAACATCTCGGACAAGCATGGATTTGTAAGTTCAACTAAT ACCATTCTGAACTCCATGCACAAATACCAGCCTCGGTTTCACATCGTGCGCGCCAACGACATCCTCAAGCTCCCGTACAGCACCTTCAGAACGTATGTTTTCCCTGAGACGGACTTCATCGCCGTGACTGCGTATCAAAACGACAAG ATAACCCAGCTGAAAATTGACCATAATCCCTTCGCCAAAGGATTCCGTGACACGGGCAACGGGAGACGGGAAAAGAG GAAACAGCTGGCCCTGCAATCCATGCGCTCATACGAGGAGCAGCAGAAAAAGGAGAACGGGGCTTCAGACGACTCCTCCGGGGAGCAGGCTTCCTTTAAGTGCTTCGGCCAGGCCTCGTCCCCCGCCGTGTCCACCGTGGGGCCCCCACACCTGAAAG ATTTCTGTGACAGCGACGAGGACAGCGACGACGAGAGCAAAGATGGACACACCAAGGACGGTCCGGACTCCAGCAAGATCTCCACGACCACGGAGGACGGGAAGGACCACGAAGCGAGCCCGGCCAAGGGACATGCCTTTGGCAGCAGTGACTCTAGCAGCAGGGTGAGGGACAGCGGCCCCAGGACTGAGAAAAGCCAGGCGGACTCTCGGCAGAGCCCCATCACCGTCATCTCGAGCACCACCCGCTCCGGAGAAGACCTGAAGAGCCCCGGCCTGGAGCAGCCCAAAGCGGACGAGTGCAGGTCGCAGATCAGCAAGGACAGCTTCATGCCTCTGAGCGTGCAGACGGACAGTCCGCACATGGGACACAGCCACATGCACAATTTCGGATTTCCGACAGGCCTAACGGGACAGCAGTTCTTCAACCACTTAGGGGGCGCGCATCCCTTTCTTTTGCACCCCAGCCAGTTCAACATGGGGGGCGCGTTCTCAAACATGGCCGCGGGCATGGGACCACTATTGGCAGCGGTGTCCTCGGGAGGGGTGAGCGCCATGGACACGGCGAGCATGGCATCGTCGCAGCAGAGCATGACGGGAGCGCCGGGCCTGCCCTTCCATCTGCAACAACACGTCTTGGCATCGCAG GGCCTCGCCATGTCCCCCTTCGGCAGCTTGTTCCACTACCCCTACACGTACATGGCAGCGGCCGCAGCGGCCTcgtccgccgccgccgccgcctcctccgTGCACCGGCACCCGTTCCTGAACGCGGTGCGGCCCCGGCTCCGGTACAGCCCCTACTCCCTCCCCATGACGGGCCCGGACAGCACGCTGCTCCCCACCGGCATGCCCTCCATGGCGGGCGTCGGGGGCGACCTGAAGGGGGACGGCATGGTCCCGGCCAGCCCGGTGTCCGCTGTCACCCTGGATTCCACCTCGGAGGTGACCGGCCACTCCAACATGTCCTCGGTGTCCATGTCCCCAAAAACTTGTGCGGAGAAAGACGCGGCCAACGAGCTGCAGAGCATCCAGCGCCTGGTCAGTGGACTGGACTCGAATCAGGACAGGGCACGGAGCGGATCCCCCTAG